In Micromonospora purpureochromogenes, a single window of DNA contains:
- a CDS encoding ABC transporter ATP-binding protein, with translation MAPIIEAEGLGIRFVRNRRRQLRLRELFIHRGGRGAAAGQFWPLRDVSFTVEPGETVGVIGRNGTGKSTLLRLIAGVLIPDEGRIRVRGDVAPLLELSAGFSNDLTGRENLYLVGGLHGLSSAYLKRHFDDIVSFAGEQVERAIDTSVRHYSSGMKVRLGFAIISHLPHPILLMDEVTAVGDAEFRKKCYSTIDRLLAEGRTLVLVSHNEKDLTRFCRRGLYLDGGRLTVDGTVAEALDAYHAAVPR, from the coding sequence GTGGCGCCGATCATCGAGGCCGAGGGCCTCGGTATCCGCTTCGTCCGCAACCGCCGGCGCCAGTTGCGGCTGCGTGAGCTGTTCATCCACCGTGGCGGGCGGGGCGCCGCGGCCGGGCAGTTCTGGCCGCTGCGGGACGTCTCCTTCACCGTCGAGCCCGGCGAGACGGTCGGGGTGATCGGGCGCAACGGCACCGGCAAGAGCACCCTGCTGCGGCTCATCGCCGGGGTGCTCATCCCCGACGAGGGGCGGATCCGGGTGCGCGGCGACGTCGCGCCGCTGCTGGAACTCTCCGCCGGCTTCTCCAACGACCTCACCGGGCGGGAGAACCTCTACCTCGTCGGCGGCCTGCACGGGCTGTCGTCGGCGTACCTGAAGCGGCACTTCGACGACATCGTCTCGTTCGCCGGCGAGCAGGTGGAGCGGGCCATCGACACCTCGGTCCGGCACTACTCGTCCGGGATGAAGGTCCGGCTCGGGTTCGCCATCATCTCCCACCTGCCGCACCCGATCCTGCTGATGGACGAGGTGACCGCGGTGGGCGACGCGGAGTTCCGCAAGAAGTGCTATTCGACGATCGACCGACTGCTCGCGGAGGGGCGCACCTTGGTGCTGGTGTCACACAACGAGAAGGACCTGACCCGGTTCTGCCGTCGGGGGCTCTACCTCGACGGCGGGCGGCTGACCGTGGACGGCACGGTCGCCGAGGCGCTCGACGCGTACCACGCCGCGGTCCCGCGGTGA
- a CDS encoding DUF4230 domain-containing protein, producing MARDGDINEPTREFPGYPTADTLPARSDDTSPPRPGGSAPSGGPAPRGLLVWLGAAALAVVVLLGAQATGIFPDFRNPFAKEQTDRSQPPLLKSIQDLSRYVAAEGNFQVVVDLQNDRNNVPEFLLKQRTLFVGAGSVEAYVDFTKISEGAVVESADGKSVEIKLPAPQLGKTNLDLQKSYVFAEERGLLNRLGELVNGDPNRQQQVYQLAEERITAAARDSGLTQRAEENTRKMLEGLLRSLGYEKITVTYAAP from the coding sequence ATGGCCCGCGACGGTGACATCAACGAGCCCACCAGGGAGTTTCCCGGCTACCCGACCGCCGACACGCTTCCGGCCCGGTCGGACGACACCTCCCCGCCGCGGCCGGGCGGGTCGGCGCCCTCCGGCGGGCCCGCCCCCCGGGGCCTGCTCGTGTGGCTGGGCGCGGCGGCGCTGGCGGTGGTGGTGCTGCTCGGCGCCCAGGCGACCGGAATCTTCCCCGACTTCCGCAACCCGTTCGCCAAGGAGCAGACCGACCGCAGCCAGCCGCCGCTGCTCAAGTCGATCCAGGACCTCAGCCGCTACGTCGCCGCCGAGGGCAATTTCCAGGTCGTGGTCGACCTCCAGAACGACCGCAACAACGTGCCCGAGTTCCTGCTCAAGCAGCGGACCCTCTTCGTCGGGGCGGGCAGCGTGGAGGCGTACGTCGACTTCACCAAGATCTCCGAGGGGGCGGTGGTCGAATCCGCCGACGGCAAGTCCGTCGAGATCAAGCTGCCGGCGCCGCAGCTCGGCAAGACCAACCTCGACCTGCAGAAGAGCTACGTCTTCGCCGAGGAGCGCGGCCTGCTCAACCGGCTCGGCGAGCTGGTCAACGGCGACCCCAACCGGCAGCAGCAGGTCTACCAGCTCGCCGAGGAACGGATCACCGCGGCGGCGCGCGACAGCGGGTTGACCCAGCGCGCCGAGGAGAACACCCGCAAGATGCTGGAGGGCCTGCTCCGCTCACTCGGCTACGAGAAAATCACCGTCACGTACGCCGCTCCCTGA
- a CDS encoding bifunctional glycosyltransferase/CDP-glycerol:glycerophosphate glycerophosphotransferase: MTLISFVVPAYRVQGYLRECLDSILGQPFDDLEVIGVDDASPDAVGDVLDEYAARDPRVRALRLPRNVGLGPARNAGLDRAVGEYVWFVDGDDWLAPDCLPEVAGRLRAARPDVLVVDHVRAHWNDTATRSAMTEVFPEPPAEATFRLRDRPETMHLLHTAWNRVVRREFLVDLGLRFAPGWYEDVSFTYPVLLAAERIAVLDRVCVNYRQRRAGAITRTRGDRHFEVFAQWHRVFALLDRWGPAVAELRPAVFERMVWHHLTVLGNGERIAPALRPAFFAQMTADHRRFRPAEGYPAPDGLEGLKHRLVAAGRWRTFSALRAANQARATARGTARRALPVARRTARLTRDAVLREYYRAELRRPIDPTLAVYAAYWYRGYACNPAAIHAAAGRLAPQVRGVWIVRRDRVDTLPPGTEFVVAGTPGYYRTLARARWLVNNVNFPDFVRRRPGSVHVQTHHGTPVKVMGLDQQRFPLGAGGMDFAGLLRRVDRWDYSITSNSFSTQMWDRAYPASYTTLEVGYPRNDRLVTATAEEVREIRDRLGIGPDERVVLYAPTHREHLPRYRPPFDPERLLDVLGPAGRLLVRSHYFHDRAGRARRRTGGRAVDVSDHGSVEDLYLATDVLVTDYSSAMFDYAVLDRPIVVYAPDRDAYALARGVYFDVTAEPPGAVALTFAELLELFRSGAVTGAEAQRARQRFRDRFCTLDDGHAAERVVRRVFLDDPA, encoded by the coding sequence ATGACCCTGATCAGCTTCGTCGTGCCGGCCTACCGGGTGCAGGGCTACCTGCGTGAGTGCCTGGACTCGATCCTCGGGCAGCCCTTCGACGACCTCGAGGTGATCGGCGTCGACGACGCCTCGCCGGACGCCGTCGGCGACGTCCTCGACGAGTACGCCGCCCGCGACCCCCGGGTCCGGGCGCTCCGGCTGCCCCGCAACGTCGGGCTCGGTCCGGCCCGCAACGCCGGGCTGGACCGGGCCGTCGGAGAGTACGTCTGGTTCGTCGACGGCGACGACTGGCTCGCCCCGGACTGCCTGCCCGAGGTCGCCGGCCGGCTGCGGGCCGCCCGCCCGGACGTCCTCGTGGTGGACCACGTCCGAGCGCACTGGAACGACACCGCCACCCGCAGCGCCATGACCGAGGTGTTCCCGGAGCCGCCCGCCGAGGCCACCTTCCGGCTGCGGGACCGCCCGGAGACCATGCACCTGCTGCACACCGCCTGGAACCGGGTGGTCCGCCGGGAGTTCCTGGTCGACCTCGGGCTGCGCTTCGCCCCCGGCTGGTACGAGGACGTCTCCTTCACCTATCCGGTGCTGCTGGCCGCCGAGCGGATCGCCGTGCTCGACCGGGTCTGCGTCAACTACCGGCAGCGGCGGGCCGGGGCGATCACCCGGACCCGGGGGGACCGGCACTTCGAGGTCTTCGCGCAGTGGCACCGGGTGTTCGCGCTGCTGGACCGCTGGGGGCCGGCGGTGGCCGAGCTGCGGCCGGCGGTCTTCGAGCGGATGGTCTGGCACCACCTGACCGTGCTCGGCAACGGCGAACGGATCGCCCCCGCGTTGCGCCCGGCGTTCTTCGCCCAGATGACCGCCGACCACCGGCGCTTCCGGCCGGCCGAGGGCTACCCCGCGCCGGACGGGCTGGAAGGGCTCAAGCACCGGCTGGTCGCGGCGGGACGGTGGCGGACGTTCAGCGCGCTGCGCGCGGCGAACCAGGCCCGGGCGACGGCCCGCGGCACTGCCCGGCGGGCGCTGCCGGTGGCCCGGCGTACCGCGCGGCTGACCCGGGACGCGGTGCTGCGCGAGTACTACCGGGCCGAGCTGCGCCGGCCGATCGACCCGACGCTGGCGGTCTACGCCGCGTACTGGTACCGCGGGTACGCCTGCAACCCGGCCGCGATCCACGCCGCCGCCGGCCGGCTGGCCCCGCAGGTCCGGGGGGTGTGGATCGTCCGGCGGGACCGGGTGGACACGCTGCCGCCCGGCACCGAGTTCGTGGTCGCCGGCACCCCCGGCTACTACCGGACGCTGGCCCGGGCCCGGTGGCTGGTGAACAACGTCAACTTCCCCGACTTCGTCCGCAGGCGACCCGGCTCGGTGCACGTGCAGACCCACCACGGCACGCCGGTGAAGGTGATGGGCCTGGACCAGCAGCGCTTCCCGCTCGGCGCGGGCGGGATGGACTTCGCCGGGCTGCTGCGCCGGGTGGACCGCTGGGACTACAGCATCACCTCGAACAGCTTCTCCACCCAGATGTGGGACCGGGCCTACCCGGCCTCGTACACCACGTTGGAGGTGGGCTACCCGCGCAACGACCGGCTGGTCACCGCCACCGCCGAGGAGGTCCGGGAGATCCGGGACCGGCTCGGCATCGGGCCGGACGAGCGGGTGGTGCTGTACGCGCCGACGCACCGCGAGCACCTGCCCCGCTACCGCCCGCCGTTCGACCCGGAGCGGTTGCTCGACGTGCTCGGGCCGGCGGGGCGGCTGCTGGTCCGCAGCCACTACTTCCACGATCGCGCCGGCCGGGCCCGCCGGCGTACCGGGGGCCGGGCGGTCGACGTCAGCGACCACGGCAGCGTGGAGGACCTCTATCTCGCGACGGACGTGCTGGTCACCGACTACTCGTCGGCGATGTTCGACTACGCCGTCCTCGACCGCCCGATCGTCGTGTACGCGCCGGACCGCGACGCGTACGCGCT
- a CDS encoding acyl-CoA dehydrogenase family protein, with the protein MTAPLDLLDVDASLSEEERQIRAVVRQLIDDRVRPHVADWYEQGHVPARELAREFGKLGLLGMHLTGYGCAGASAVAYGLACLELEAGDSGIRSLVSVQGSLAMYAIWRYGSEEQKQRWLPAMAAGEAIGCFGLTEPDHGSDPASMATRARRDGDDWVLNGAKMWITNAPIAEVGVIWARTDEGVRGFAVPMDTPGVTAREIRRKMSLRASLTGEIALDDVRLPADAQLPGAIGLKAPLSCLTEARHGIVWGALGAARDCLSTALDYATTRTQFGRPLAGFQLTQAKLADMAVEWNKGYLLALHLGRLADAGKLRPEQVSVGKLNNVREALAIARQCRTILGANGVSGEYPVMRHANNLESVLTYEGTSEIHQLVIGQKLTGVSAFA; encoded by the coding sequence ATGACCGCACCCCTGGACCTGCTCGACGTGGACGCCTCGCTCAGCGAGGAGGAGCGGCAGATCCGCGCCGTCGTGCGCCAGCTCATCGACGACCGGGTACGCCCGCACGTCGCCGACTGGTACGAGCAGGGCCACGTGCCGGCCCGCGAGCTGGCCCGGGAGTTCGGCAAGCTCGGCCTGCTCGGCATGCACCTGACCGGGTACGGCTGCGCCGGCGCCTCGGCGGTCGCGTACGGGCTGGCCTGCCTGGAGCTGGAGGCCGGCGACTCCGGCATCCGCTCGCTGGTCTCGGTGCAGGGCTCGCTCGCCATGTACGCCATCTGGCGCTACGGCAGCGAGGAGCAGAAGCAGCGCTGGCTGCCGGCGATGGCGGCCGGCGAGGCGATCGGCTGCTTCGGCCTGACCGAGCCCGACCACGGCTCCGACCCGGCCTCGATGGCCACCCGGGCCCGCCGCGACGGCGACGACTGGGTGCTCAACGGCGCCAAGATGTGGATCACCAACGCGCCGATCGCCGAGGTCGGCGTGATCTGGGCGCGCACCGACGAGGGGGTACGCGGTTTCGCCGTACCCATGGACACGCCGGGGGTGACGGCGCGCGAGATCCGGCGGAAGATGTCGCTGCGCGCCTCGCTGACCGGCGAGATCGCCCTCGACGACGTCCGGCTGCCGGCGGACGCCCAGCTGCCCGGGGCGATCGGGCTGAAGGCCCCGCTGAGCTGCCTGACCGAGGCCCGGCACGGCATCGTCTGGGGTGCGCTCGGCGCGGCCCGCGACTGCCTGTCGACGGCGCTGGACTACGCGACCACCCGGACCCAGTTCGGCCGGCCGCTGGCCGGCTTCCAGCTCACCCAGGCCAAGCTCGCCGACATGGCCGTCGAGTGGAACAAGGGCTACCTGCTGGCGCTGCACCTGGGCCGGCTCGCCGACGCCGGGAAGCTGCGCCCGGAGCAGGTCAGCGTGGGCAAGCTGAACAACGTGCGGGAGGCGCTGGCGATCGCCCGCCAGTGCCGCACGATCCTCGGCGCGAACGGCGTCTCGGGCGAGTACCCGGTGATGCGGCACGCCAACAACCTGGAGAGCGTGCTGACCTACGAGGGCACCTCGGAGATCCACCAGCTGGTCATCGGGCAGAAGCTGACCGGGGTCTCCGCCTTCGCCTGA
- a CDS encoding ABC transporter permease, whose amino-acid sequence MTAGVAALWSHRNSLRILVKRDLAVKYQQSVLGYFWSLIEPLGMGAIYFFVFGVLYSGDTERHLGQAAESYPLFLITGIFAWMWTSSALSEATNALTGQSRLITTMNVPRQVFPIGRVTGRFAEYAAGLPILFAVAAGYAAHGRIHPGWSLLALPLAVLVQATLLVGLSLLLSAVNVLMRDVERFMRLIIRVLFYATPIIYPLSLVRESGMPGWVKVGYELNPLVGIFQLQHAIWYPDEFPDARLLATTVAGSLLLLVAGWWAFRRLEPAVLKEL is encoded by the coding sequence GTGACCGCTGGCGTCGCGGCGTTGTGGTCGCACCGCAACTCGCTGCGGATCCTGGTCAAGCGGGACCTGGCGGTGAAGTACCAGCAGTCGGTGCTCGGTTACTTCTGGTCGCTGATCGAGCCGCTGGGCATGGGGGCGATCTACTTCTTCGTCTTCGGCGTGCTCTACTCCGGCGACACCGAGCGGCACCTCGGGCAGGCCGCCGAGTCGTACCCGCTCTTCCTGATCACCGGGATCTTCGCCTGGATGTGGACCAGTTCGGCGCTGAGCGAGGCGACCAACGCGCTGACCGGCCAGTCCCGCCTGATCACCACGATGAACGTGCCCCGGCAGGTCTTCCCGATCGGCCGGGTCACCGGCCGGTTCGCCGAGTACGCCGCCGGCCTGCCCATCCTCTTCGCCGTCGCCGCCGGCTACGCCGCGCACGGCAGGATTCACCCCGGCTGGTCGCTGCTCGCCCTGCCGCTGGCCGTGCTGGTGCAGGCCACCCTGCTGGTCGGGCTGTCGCTGCTGCTCTCGGCGGTCAACGTGCTGATGCGCGACGTCGAGCGCTTCATGCGGCTGATCATCCGGGTGCTCTTCTACGCCACGCCGATCATCTACCCGCTGAGCCTGGTCCGGGAGTCCGGGATGCCGGGCTGGGTGAAGGTCGGCTACGAGCTCAACCCGCTGGTCGGCATCTTCCAGCTCCAGCACGCGATCTGGTACCCGGACGAGTTTCCCGACGCCCGGCTGCTGGCCACCACGGTCGCCGGCAGCCTGCTGCTGCTGGTCGCCGGCTGGTGGGCGTTCCGCCGGCTCGAACCCGCCGTGCTCAAGGAGCTGTGA
- a CDS encoding DUF5941 domain-containing protein → MTLAIVLAAGAPAAGLPTGAGETLADRLAAQWRRAGADEVRAAADLDELAALVGAASGPVIVSGADLVAHTAVLKHLATSPVGPTVALVLTDPPVPGRTAVREERGQVVEAGPELADATGVFGGALRVGVEDLPALAAAARAAAARPATGPAVDGLFAALTALGTLTFAHRVRLLVAHRIGDAAGLHTAEAALAGVNEDKAELRLSVKERDDFFTTYFVSTWSPYVTKAAARIGLGPTAVTMLSVLFAVAAAVLFGAGGRPALVSGAVLLYLGFVLDCVDGQLARYTRHFSAWGGWLDTMADRAKEYVVYAGLGYGATHAGFRYGWALAIAAMTLQTVRHMTDTWYGVLHDEAARRPKTAVGGGGGGIGDRLNAASTRVQADTGSVSYWLKRTVVFPIGERWALIALTVALFNPLVSLIAVLVWGTLAFGYTGALRTLRARWMWVPVLDTVDATLHRDDGPLAARLPVVRPMGPLTLAVLAALGPAALLVAALLTDDGGLRWWVPAALLVLLVGGLGAGAAHNGPLDWLVPAALRAGEYLFAIALGVVGGAPAWLVFAYVLVLTLHHYDLTARLEKRQAAPPLHRWTLGWEGRSVLLALAAIAGIVSIGLATLGTYLLVGFVASVVLAWVVLPARAARVTAVPVGGGSPG, encoded by the coding sequence GTGACCCTCGCGATCGTGCTCGCCGCCGGTGCGCCGGCCGCGGGCCTGCCCACCGGCGCCGGGGAGACGCTCGCCGACCGGCTGGCCGCCCAGTGGCGCCGGGCCGGGGCGGACGAGGTGCGCGCCGCCGCCGACCTGGACGAGCTGGCCGCCCTGGTGGGCGCCGCCAGCGGCCCGGTGATCGTCAGCGGGGCCGACCTGGTCGCGCACACCGCCGTACTGAAGCACCTGGCCACCAGCCCGGTCGGCCCGACGGTGGCCCTGGTGCTCACCGACCCGCCGGTCCCCGGCCGCACGGCCGTGCGCGAGGAGCGCGGCCAGGTGGTCGAGGCCGGGCCGGAGCTGGCCGACGCCACCGGAGTGTTCGGCGGCGCGCTGCGGGTCGGCGTGGAGGATCTGCCGGCCCTGGCGGCCGCCGCCCGGGCCGCCGCCGCCCGGCCCGCGACCGGGCCCGCCGTGGACGGGCTCTTCGCCGCGCTCACCGCGCTCGGCACGCTGACCTTCGCCCACCGGGTACGCCTGCTCGTGGCGCACCGGATCGGTGACGCCGCCGGGCTGCACACCGCCGAGGCGGCGCTGGCGGGGGTGAACGAGGACAAGGCCGAGCTGCGGCTCTCGGTCAAGGAGCGGGACGACTTCTTCACCACCTACTTCGTCAGCACCTGGTCGCCGTACGTGACGAAGGCGGCGGCCCGGATCGGGCTCGGCCCGACCGCGGTGACCATGCTGTCGGTGCTCTTCGCGGTCGCCGCGGCGGTGCTGTTCGGGGCCGGCGGCCGGCCCGCGCTGGTCAGCGGGGCGGTGCTGCTCTACCTCGGCTTCGTGCTCGACTGTGTGGACGGCCAACTGGCCCGCTACACCCGGCACTTCAGCGCCTGGGGCGGCTGGCTGGACACGATGGCCGACCGGGCGAAGGAGTACGTGGTCTACGCCGGCCTCGGCTACGGGGCGACGCACGCCGGCTTCCGGTACGGCTGGGCTCTCGCCATCGCCGCGATGACGCTGCAGACCGTGCGGCACATGACCGACACCTGGTACGGCGTGCTGCACGACGAGGCGGCCCGCCGGCCGAAGACGGCGGTGGGCGGGGGTGGCGGTGGCATCGGTGACCGGCTGAACGCCGCCTCCACCCGGGTGCAGGCCGACACCGGCTCGGTGTCGTACTGGCTGAAGCGGACGGTGGTCTTCCCGATCGGCGAGCGGTGGGCGCTGATCGCGCTGACCGTGGCGCTGTTCAACCCGCTGGTCAGCCTGATCGCGGTGCTGGTCTGGGGGACGCTGGCGTTCGGGTACACCGGGGCGCTGCGCACCTTGCGGGCCCGCTGGATGTGGGTGCCGGTGCTGGACACGGTCGACGCCACGCTGCACCGCGACGACGGTCCGCTGGCGGCGCGGCTGCCGGTCGTCCGCCCGATGGGACCGCTGACCCTGGCGGTGCTGGCGGCGCTGGGTCCGGCGGCGCTGCTGGTCGCGGCGCTGCTGACCGACGACGGCGGGCTGCGCTGGTGGGTGCCGGCGGCGCTGCTGGTGCTGCTGGTCGGCGGCCTGGGGGCCGGCGCGGCGCACAACGGGCCGCTGGACTGGCTGGTCCCGGCCGCGCTGCGGGCCGGGGAGTACCTGTTCGCCATCGCCCTCGGGGTGGTCGGCGGCGCGCCGGCCTGGCTGGTCTTCGCGTACGTCCTCGTGCTCACCCTGCACCACTACGACCTGACCGCCCGGCTGGAGAAGCGGCAGGCGGCCCCGCCGCTGCACCGCTGGACGCTGGGCTGGGAGGGGCGGTCGGTGCTGCTGGCACTGGCGGCGATCGCCGGAATTGTGAGTATCGGTCTGGCTACACTCGGTACGTACCTTCTCGTGGGATTCGTGGCGAGTGTCGTCCTGGCCTGGGTGGTCCTGCCGGCCCGCGCCGCGCGGGTGACGGCCGTCCCGGTCGGAGGCGGTTCGCCGGGCTGA
- a CDS encoding type II toxin-antitoxin system VapB family antitoxin: MIFRAVRDGRPYPEHNYTLKQWAEIPPRPLRLDQLITTKRELALDKLLAEDSTFYGDLFPHVVQWNGGLYLEDGLHRALRAALQQRNQIHARVLVLGGHEG; the protein is encoded by the coding sequence GTGATCTTCAGAGCGGTCCGGGACGGGCGTCCGTACCCGGAGCACAACTACACGCTCAAGCAGTGGGCGGAGATCCCGCCGCGCCCGCTGCGGCTGGACCAGCTCATCACCACCAAGCGGGAGCTGGCGCTGGACAAGCTCCTCGCCGAGGACTCGACCTTCTACGGCGACCTCTTCCCGCACGTCGTGCAGTGGAACGGCGGGCTCTACCTGGAGGACGGGCTGCACCGGGCGCTGCGCGCGGCGTTGCAGCAGCGCAACCAGATCCACGCCCGGGTGCTGGTGCTCGGCGGCCACGAGGGATGA
- a CDS encoding L-serine ammonia-lyase encodes MISVFDLFSVGIGPSSSHTVGPMRAARTFVAGLKGDGLLADVVRVQAELFGSLGATGHGHGSDRAVLLGLEGEAPETVDTDTVGPRVAAIRAEGRLHLLGVQEIDFDPGRDLVLHRRRSLPYHPNGMTFAAYDAAGAQVRARTYYSVGGGFVVDEAAAGADRIKPDTTRVRYPFYTGAELLEVTAATGLSISEVMLANECSWRSEADVRAGLLEIWRVMRECVAAGCEHGGVLPGGLKVRRRAAELRRSLEAEIDSTDPLRAMDWVTLFALAVNEENAAGGRVVTAPTNGAAGIIPAVLHYYTRFTPHADEDGVVRFLLAAGAIGVLFKENASISGAEVGCQGEVGSACSMAAAGLAEALGGTPAQVENAAEIGMEHNLGLTCDPVGGLVQIPCIERNAVASIKAITAARLALRGDGVHAVSLDKVIKTMRETGADMKVKYKETARGGLAVNVIEC; translated from the coding sequence ATGATCAGTGTTTTCGACCTCTTCAGCGTCGGCATCGGGCCGTCCAGCTCGCACACCGTGGGACCGATGCGGGCCGCGCGGACGTTCGTCGCCGGGTTGAAGGGCGACGGGCTGCTCGCCGACGTCGTCCGGGTCCAGGCCGAGCTGTTCGGGTCGCTCGGCGCCACCGGGCACGGCCACGGCAGCGACCGGGCCGTGCTGCTCGGGCTGGAGGGCGAGGCACCGGAGACGGTCGACACCGACACCGTCGGCCCCCGGGTGGCCGCGATCCGCGCCGAGGGCCGGCTGCACCTGCTCGGCGTGCAGGAGATCGACTTCGACCCGGGCCGGGACCTGGTGCTGCACCGCCGCCGGTCGCTGCCGTACCACCCGAACGGGATGACCTTCGCGGCCTACGACGCGGCCGGGGCGCAGGTCAGGGCCCGTACCTACTACTCGGTGGGCGGCGGCTTCGTGGTGGACGAGGCGGCCGCCGGGGCGGACCGGATCAAGCCCGACACGACGCGGGTGCGGTACCCCTTCTACACCGGCGCCGAGCTGCTCGAGGTGACCGCCGCGACCGGGCTGTCGATCAGCGAGGTGATGCTGGCCAACGAGTGCTCCTGGCGCAGCGAGGCCGACGTGCGGGCCGGCCTGCTGGAGATCTGGCGGGTGATGCGGGAGTGCGTGGCGGCCGGCTGCGAGCACGGCGGCGTCCTCCCCGGCGGGCTGAAGGTTCGCCGCCGCGCCGCCGAGCTGCGCCGGAGCCTGGAGGCGGAGATCGACTCCACCGACCCGCTGCGCGCGATGGACTGGGTGACGCTCTTCGCCCTCGCCGTCAACGAGGAGAACGCCGCCGGCGGCCGGGTGGTGACCGCCCCCACCAACGGCGCGGCCGGCATCATCCCGGCGGTGCTGCACTACTACACCCGGTTCACCCCGCACGCCGACGAGGACGGCGTGGTCCGCTTCCTGCTGGCCGCCGGCGCGATCGGCGTGCTGTTCAAGGAGAACGCCTCCATCTCCGGCGCCGAGGTCGGCTGCCAGGGCGAGGTCGGCTCGGCCTGCTCGATGGCCGCCGCCGGGCTGGCCGAGGCCCTCGGTGGCACGCCGGCGCAGGTGGAGAACGCCGCCGAGATCGGCATGGAGCACAACCTCGGGCTGACCTGCGACCCGGTCGGTGGGCTGGTGCAGATCCCGTGCATCGAGCGGAACGCGGTGGCTAGCATCAAGGCGATCACCGCCGCCCGGCTGGCGCTGCGTGGGGACGGGGTGCACGCCGTCTCGCTGGACAAGGTCATCAAGACCATGCGGGAGACGGGCGCCGACATGAAGGTCAAGTACAAGGAGACGGCGCGCGGCGGCCTGGCCGTCAACGTGATCGAGTGCTGA
- a CDS encoding PspC domain-containing protein — translation MSRKLVRPREGRMLAGVCAGLARRFNTSAFMIRLLFLLSLLLPGTQVIVYLVLWVLMPNEDRAATR, via the coding sequence ATGAGTCGCAAACTGGTCCGGCCCCGCGAGGGGCGCATGCTCGCCGGCGTCTGCGCCGGCCTGGCCCGCCGGTTCAACACCTCGGCGTTCATGATCCGGCTGCTGTTCCTGCTGTCGCTGCTGCTGCCCGGCACCCAGGTGATCGTCTACCTGGTGCTCTGGGTGCTGATGCCGAACGAGGACCGCGCCGCCACCCGCTAG